One genomic segment of Drosophila melanogaster chromosome 3L includes these proteins:
- the CG42455 gene encoding uncharacterized protein, isoform A — MSLQTGLAFIFTILASVSIVAAIILLGWFLIWKAFLSKFRLVRELLGQEEPEDQQPLAWDHQNQQPHHHGRARKARRD, encoded by the exons ATGTCCCTGCAAACGGGCTTGGCTTTCATTTTCACCATATTAGCCTCTGTTAGTATCGTCGCAGCAATTATTTTGTTGG GCTGGTTCCTCATCTGGAAGGCGTTTCTATCGAAATTTCGTCTGGTTCGAGAGCTGTTGGGTCAGGAGGAGCCGGAGGATCAGCAACCACTTGCTTGGGATCATCAGAATCAACAGCCACACCACCACGGCAGAGCCAGGAAAGCTCGCCGAGACTAG
- the vnc gene encoding variable nurse cells, isoform B has translation MNIRCAKPEDLMTMQHCNLLCLPENYQMKYYFYHGLTWPQLSYVAVDDKGAIVGYVLAKMEEPEPNEESRHGHITSLAVKRSYRRLGLAQKLMNQASQAMVECFNAQYVSLHVRKSNRAALNLYTNALKFKIIEVEPKYYADGEDAYAMRRDLSEFADEDQAKAAKQSGEEEEKAVHRSGGHGHSHNHSGHDGHCC, from the coding sequence ATGAACATCCGCTGCGCAAAACCGGAAGACCTAATGACCATGCAGCACTGCAATCTGCTGTGTCTACCCGAAAACTACCAGATGAAGTACTACTTTTACCACGGACTAACCTGGCCTCAGCTTAGCTACGTGGCCGTTGACGACAAGGGCGCCATTGTGGGCTATGTCCTGGCCAAGATGGAGGAGCCGGAGCCCAATGAGGAGAGCCGCCATGGGCACATCACCTCGCTAGCGGTCAAGCGTTCCTATCGGCGATTGGGCCTGGCCCAGAAGCTCATGAATCAGGCCTCCCAGGCCATGGTCGAGTGCTTCAATGCCCAGTACGTGTCCCTGCACGTGAGGAAGAGCAATCGGGCTGCCCTGAACCTCTACACCAACGCCCTCAAGTTCAAGATCATCGAGGTGGAGCCCAAGTACTATGCCGATGGCGAGGATGCATATGCCATGCGACGCGACCTCAGCGAGTTTGCCGATGAGGATCAGGCCAAGGCTGCGAAGCAGTcaggcgaggaggaggagaaggcgGTCCACAGATCCGGCGGACATGGCCACTCGCACAACCACAGCGGTCACGATGGCCATTGTTGCTGA